Proteins encoded by one window of Yamadazyma tenuis chromosome 2, complete sequence:
- the SAM3 gene encoding S-adenosylmethionine permease (COG:E; EggNog:ENOG503P0J0): MEKSASSGPDRASVVGETSSASTVSYGSKPLFSRIIDSFKPIDLEDDGIDTSEMSDLEKAIYGTSRHPLARRLKNRHIQMIAIGGTIGTGLFVGNGYALSFGPGSLLIGYTLVGIAMLLVMNALGELASQFPVSGAFNAYFTRFIDDSFGFTLGLLYACSWLISFPSELIACAMTIQYWNDTINPAVWIAVFYVIISGINLFGVKGYGEAEFVLSLIKVIAVIGFIILGICIICGVGSQGYIGGKYWHNPGSFNHGFKGLCNTFIVASFSYGGVEMSALLAAESENVRKSIPKAIKQVFWRITIFYFLTSIVIGCLVPYSEPRLLNGQSDEDIRASPFVIAINNGGIKVVPHIMNAVILLAVVSVGSSSVYGCSRTIASLAAQSLIPKIFGYIDREGRPLVAIMVTNVFGLLGFLVASENEGVVFTWLFSICSLSSFFTWFNVCLTHVRFRWALYHQGRYTDELVFESRTGLWGSYIGMVLIGLIIVAEFYVAIFPVGGDPNAEQFFQYCLSVPLMLVLWASHKTVRKSWGRLYVKLEDIDLDTGRREVDIEYLKQDLANERAELAAQPWYIKVYKFWC, from the coding sequence ATGGAAAAAAGTGCTTCTTCCGGCCCAGACAGGGCCTCAGTTGTAGGTGAGACTTCTTCAGCTTCCACCGTCTCGTATGGTAGTAAACCTTTATTCTCAAGAATAAttgattctttcaaacctatagacttggaagatgatggtaTCGATACTTCTGAGATGTCggacttggaaaaggcCATTTATGGGACTTCTAGACATCCGTTGGCCAGGAGGTTGAAAAACAGGCATATACAGATGATTGCAATAGGTGGAACTATTGGCACTGGTCTCTTCGTTGGTAACGGGTACGCTTTGAGCTTTGGTCCAGGGTCCTTATTGATAGGTTATACACTTGTGGGTATTGCAATgttattggtgatgaacGCATTGGGAGAATTAGCCTCCCAATTCCCAGTCTCAGGAGCTTTTAATGCTTATTTCACGAGGTTCATTGATGATAGTTTTGGGTTTACTCTTGGTTTACTTTACGCCTGTTCCTGGTTAATATCCTTTCCATCTGAATTGATTGCTTGTGCTATGACCATTCAATATTGGAATGATACTATCAATCCTGCGGTATGGATTGCCGTGTTCTATGTCATTATTAGTGGTATTAATCTTTTTGGTGTAAAGGGTTACGGTGAGGCCGAGTTTGTGTTATCGCTCATTAAGGTGATAGCAGTAATTGGCTTTATTATCTTGGGTATCTGTATCATTTGTGGAGTAGGAAGTCAAGGATATATTGGTGGTAAATACTGGCATAATCCTGGATCCTTCAACCATGGGTTTAAAGGTTTATGCAATACATTTATTGTGGCATCTTTCTCCTACGGAGGTGTAGAGATGTCAGCGTTGCTTGCAGCTGAGTCCGAAAACGTTAGAAAGTCTATTCCTAAAGCTATAAAGCAAGTTTTCTGGAGAATCACCATCTTCTACTTCTTGACGTCTATTGTGATTGGCTGCTTAGTGCCATATAGTGAACCTCGTTTGTTGAATGGTCAGTCCGACGAAGATATCAGGGCTTCCCCATTTGTGATAGCAATTAACAATGGTGGGATTAAGGTTGTTCCTCATATCATGAATGCTGTGATTTTATTGGCAGTAGTTTCGGTGGGAAGTTCTTCTGTTTACGgatgttcaagaacaattGCATCTTTGGCAGCCCAAAGCTTGATTCCTAAAATCTTTGGGTACATCGATAGGGAAGGAAGACCTTTGGTTGCGATTATGGTCACCAACGTATTTGGATTGTTGGGATTCTTGGTGGCTAGTGAGAACGAAGGAGTTGTCTTTACATGGCTTTTCTCCATTTGCTCGTTGTCATCGTTTTTCACTTGGTTCAATGTATGCTTAACTCACGTTAGATTTAGATGGGCATTATATCATCAAGGCAGATACACCgacgagttggtgtttgaaTCTAGAACTGGACTTTGGGGATCATATATTGGAATGGTATTAATTGGTCTTATTATTGTTGCAGAGTTCTATGTTGCTATATTCCCAGTAGGAGGTGATCCTAATGCAGAACAGTTTTTCCAGTACTGTTTGTCAGTTCCTCTAATGCTTGTTCTTTGGGCTTCACACAAAACTGTAAGGAAGTCATGGGGTCGCCTCTATGTAAAATTGGAAGATATCGACTTGGATACGGGAAGGAGAGAAGTTGATATTGAATACTTGAAGCAAGACTTGGCAAACGAGAGAGCAGAATTGGCAGCACAACCTTGGTACATCAAAGTTTACAAATTTTGGTGCTAG